From a region of the Synechococcus sp. PCC 7502 genome:
- a CDS encoding DoxX family protein: MNYKLISRIFLAIFFIGAGILHFTASSMYVKIMPPYLPAHLELVYISGVFEILGGIGIFIPFLQIPAGYGLVALMVAVFPANINMVVNYEQIGLNFPLILLWLRLPLQGLLIYWIWWSAELGSKKHTQT, from the coding sequence ATGAACTATAAATTAATCTCTCGGATTTTCTTGGCAATCTTTTTCATTGGGGCTGGGATTCTGCATTTTACAGCAAGTTCGATGTATGTAAAAATTATGCCACCCTATTTACCCGCCCATTTAGAACTGGTTTATATCAGTGGTGTTTTTGAGATTTTAGGAGGCATTGGCATCTTCATTCCTTTTCTGCAAATCCCCGCAGGCTATGGCTTAGTGGCATTAATGGTAGCTGTGTTTCCTGCCAATATTAATATGGTCGTGAACTATGAGCAGATTGGCTTAAACTTCCCTTTAATTTTGCTATGGCTAAGATTACCATTACAGGGATTACTAATTTATTGGATTTGGTGGAGTGCAGAATTAGGAAGTAAAAAACATACTCAGACTTAA
- a CDS encoding tetratricopeptide repeat protein: protein MSKNFSVSVGILCVGFVGLGLSIPLQLEVIEVSAQVPTDQSLEAKRLLQEGLDYLDINKYAEALQSFHQSLQIYQQIGDRQGIGDVFNNLGITYNRVGQYQKAVEFHQKALAIRKENNDLGGEGTSLNNIGNGYFRLGQYQKAIDLYQQSLIIKKRLGDRNGEATALNGLGIGYERLGQYQKAITFHQESLAIRKETSDLKGEGNSLNNLGVAYKNLGQYQKAIEVYEQSLVIRQEISDINGIGSSLNNLAGAYYNQGQYQKAIAYYQHALAIFEQLGDPNGEGDALNNLGNNYQSLGQYRKAIEFYQQSLAIKTRIGDRQGEAVSLSNIGNTYQSLKQYNKAIEFSQKSLEIEKQLGNLDGQSSSLNNIGSSYFYLKEYQKAISFYQKSLEIKKQLGARQGEANAINNLGLIYREIGQYKEALNLYQQSIGIFKYIGDRQGERNTLNNLGATLAKSNQKDLAILAYKQSVNITESIRKDINGLSKEEQRSYLETIQGGYRRLADLLLQKGRITEALQILDLLKIQELEDYFKGAKKDINQNLAIHQRIKLLAPESIISDRLLTANTTELNRQLANQIAQLPRSEINQVPIYLQKIPKNTALLYPLILSDRLELILFSANNPPINQSVAIKGKDFEELVKDFRSDLQNPLSQDAKISGKKVYDLMIKPLAAQLKQTDTTTILYAPDGILRYIPLAALYDGKQWLVEQYQINNLIAYSLFDSDRQSQYKPQSKISNLRIFAGAFGGKDGESRFGNKGLAGSIPEVENIAKNFTNVTSLLENNFSAKATKEQVIGNAIVHFATHAEFNTGSPLDSYILFGDGSKVTLAEISTWQLQAADLVVLSACETGIGTFGTGAEVLGFGYQVQRAGAKASIASLWTVSDSGTQLLMSGFYQNLQTQNILMALRQSQLAMIKKSIQKGEVSFNHPYFWSSFVVIANSL, encoded by the coding sequence ATGTCTAAGAATTTCAGTGTATCAGTGGGAATCCTCTGTGTGGGTTTTGTGGGTTTGGGGTTGTCTATACCTTTACAACTAGAAGTAATAGAGGTGTCGGCACAGGTTCCAACAGATCAATCCTTGGAGGCTAAACGTCTATTGCAAGAAGGATTAGACTATTTGGATATTAATAAATATGCAGAGGCACTACAATCATTTCACCAATCCTTACAAATTTATCAACAGATCGGCGATCGCCAAGGTATAGGAGATGTCTTTAATAATTTGGGAATTACTTATAACAGAGTCGGACAGTATCAAAAGGCGGTTGAATTTCATCAGAAAGCTTTAGCAATCAGAAAGGAAAATAATGATCTTGGTGGTGAAGGAACATCACTGAATAATATAGGCAATGGTTATTTCAGGCTAGGACAGTATCAAAAAGCAATTGATCTCTATCAGCAATCTTTGATTATTAAAAAAAGACTTGGCGATCGCAATGGTGAAGCAACGGCACTTAATGGGCTGGGAATTGGCTATGAAAGACTAGGACAATACCAAAAAGCAATTACATTTCACCAAGAATCTTTGGCAATCAGAAAGGAAACTAGCGATCTTAAAGGCGAAGGCAATTCTCTCAATAATTTAGGTGTTGCTTATAAAAATTTAGGACAATACCAAAAAGCCATAGAAGTTTACGAGCAGTCATTAGTAATTAGGCAGGAAATTAGTGACATCAATGGCATAGGAAGTTCGCTAAATAATCTGGCGGGAGCTTACTATAACCAAGGGCAGTACCAAAAGGCGATCGCCTACTATCAACATGCTTTAGCCATTTTTGAACAACTCGGTGATCCTAACGGTGAGGGAGATGCTCTGAATAATTTGGGTAATAATTATCAAAGTTTAGGACAATACCGAAAAGCCATAGAGTTTTACCAACAATCCTTAGCAATCAAAACCCGAATCGGCGATCGCCAAGGAGAGGCAGTAAGTTTAAGTAATATCGGCAATACCTATCAATCTCTCAAGCAATACAACAAGGCGATTGAGTTTTCCCAAAAATCCCTAGAAATTGAAAAACAATTGGGTAATCTTGATGGGCAATCTTCTTCTCTTAATAATATAGGTAGCTCCTACTTCTATCTTAAGGAATATCAAAAGGCGATCAGCTTCTATCAAAAATCCTTAGAAATTAAAAAACAACTAGGTGCGCGCCAAGGGGAAGCAAATGCCATCAATAATCTGGGACTGATCTACAGGGAGATAGGTCAATATAAGGAGGCTCTTAACCTTTACCAACAATCAATAGGCATTTTTAAGTATATCGGCGATCGCCAAGGGGAAAGAAATACTCTAAATAATTTGGGAGCAACTTTAGCAAAATCTAATCAAAAAGACTTAGCAATCTTGGCATATAAACAATCAGTTAATATTACCGAATCGATTCGCAAAGATATTAATGGCTTGAGTAAAGAAGAACAAAGATCATACCTAGAAACTATCCAAGGAGGTTATCGTCGTCTTGCTGACTTGTTATTACAAAAAGGTAGAATTACAGAGGCTTTACAAATTCTTGATCTGCTCAAAATTCAAGAACTAGAGGATTACTTCAAAGGTGCAAAAAAAGATATAAACCAAAATCTTGCTATTCATCAAAGGATTAAACTCCTAGCACCTGAAAGCATAATTAGCGATCGCCTTTTAACTGCAAATACTACAGAGCTTAACCGTCAACTAGCAAACCAAATTGCCCAACTCCCTCGTTCAGAAATTAATCAAGTTCCCATCTATCTTCAGAAAATTCCTAAAAATACGGCTTTACTTTATCCCTTAATTTTGAGCGATCGCCTTGAATTAATTTTATTTTCCGCTAATAATCCGCCAATTAATCAGTCTGTTGCCATTAAAGGTAAAGATTTTGAAGAACTGGTCAAAGATTTTCGTTCTGATCTGCAAAACCCACTATCCCAAGATGCCAAAATATCGGGCAAAAAAGTCTATGACTTAATGATTAAACCTCTTGCGGCACAACTAAAACAGACAGATACTACCACCATTCTTTATGCCCCCGATGGAATTTTACGCTATATTCCCTTAGCTGCTCTTTATGATGGGAAGCAGTGGTTAGTTGAACAATATCAAATCAATAACTTAATTGCCTACAGTCTGTTTGATAGCGATCGCCAGTCTCAATATAAACCGCAATCTAAAATATCTAACCTCCGAATTTTTGCAGGGGCATTTGGCGGTAAAGATGGAGAAAGCAGATTTGGCAACAAAGGTTTAGCAGGTTCAATTCCAGAGGTGGAGAATATTGCTAAAAATTTCACCAATGTCACAAGTTTACTGGAAAATAATTTCTCCGCTAAAGCGACCAAGGAGCAGGTAATTGGCAATGCAATTGTTCATTTTGCCACCCATGCTGAGTTTAATACTGGTAGCCCCTTAGATTCCTATATTTTATTTGGAGATGGTAGTAAGGTTACTTTGGCGGAGATTAGCACCTGGCAACTACAAGCTGCTGATCTAGTCGTATTAAGTGCCTGTGAAACTGGAATAGGTACCTTCGGCACGGGTGCAGAGGTTTTAGGATTTGGCTATCAAGTGCAACGGGCAGGAGCAAAAGCCTCGATCGCTTCCCTCTGGACAGTTTCTGACAGTGGTACTCAACTACTTATGAGTGGCTTTTATCAAAACTTACAAACCCAAAATATATTGATGGCATTACGACAGTCTCAATTGGCGATGATAAAAAAAAGCATCCAAAAGGGTGAGGTAAGCTTCAATCATCCCTATTTCTGGTCTAGCTTTGTAGTAATTGCAAATAGTCTGTAA
- the sfsA gene encoding DNA/RNA nuclease SfsA: protein MIVHTYPPLIGGTLVKRYKRFFADIELSNGEIVTAHCANTGPMTGICTIGSSVYLSQSSDPKRKLKYTWEIIDVNGIWVGVNTSLPNKIIGSMLDRHLLPELEPYDSFKPEVAYGSEKSRIDFLLTHAHNDSNQDSKKLTTTYTKTYLEVKNTTWHDGNIALFPDTVTTRGQKHLRELMGVIAQNTKSAIVYFINRSDCDDFRAGKQADPEYAQLLDEAMIAGVKVLPYRFHITPQSVEFLGIVKF, encoded by the coding sequence ATGATTGTCCATACCTATCCTCCCTTAATTGGGGGAACTTTAGTTAAACGCTACAAACGCTTTTTTGCTGATATTGAGCTTAGTAATGGAGAAATAGTTACTGCCCACTGTGCTAATACTGGACCCATGACGGGTATATGTACGATTGGTAGTTCTGTTTACTTATCCCAATCTAGTGATCCAAAACGCAAGCTCAAGTACACATGGGAAATCATAGATGTAAATGGGATTTGGGTAGGGGTAAACACCTCATTACCTAATAAAATTATCGGCTCAATGCTCGATCGCCATCTTTTACCCGAATTAGAACCTTACGATAGTTTTAAGCCCGAAGTTGCCTACGGTAGTGAAAAGAGCCGTATTGATTTTCTATTAACCCATGCTCATAATGATTCTAATCAGGATTCCAAAAAGCTAACCACAACATATACCAAAACTTATCTGGAAGTAAAAAATACAACTTGGCATGATGGTAATATCGCTCTATTTCCAGATACGGTAACAACGAGGGGGCAAAAGCATCTGCGGGAATTAATGGGAGTGATTGCTCAGAACACGAAATCTGCGATCGTTTATTTTATTAATCGGAGTGATTGTGATGATTTTAGGGCAGGCAAACAAGCTGATCCAGAGTATGCCCAGTTATTAGATGAGGCAATGATTGCAGGTGTAAAAGTTCTGCCCTATCGGTTCCATATCACGCCTCAGTCTGTGGAATTTTTAGGGATAGTAAAATTTTAG
- a CDS encoding DNA double-strand break repair nuclease NurA, whose product MLDLLKIAGQMQGMSEQLQKEAKQLAVKLNLAEDLFNQAIANETLLKTQYQQWQEKLAFSCAEPVEALEQISKYEAISGLHSVIATDGSQISPSRHEVAYCYLINVGRVAIHYGDGVVPVLDNVPNVYYKSEDLYKSRQWGIQTEEWMSLRRTVDEAIALGDFACKHQKERPILALSDGSLIHWNLEMLPAGARKQILPDILASWDQLRLSNIPVAGYISAPRAGESINFLRLQACPFSEPDCSGYCGNKLLDSLPCSRTQPLRDGTLWQRLLKYGECSPMWRSHAKILQEYGEHSIYFCYLHVGSEVARIEMPEWTALDQNLRSQCLSIILAQVQKGYGYPVVLAEAHNQAVVTGGDRYRFFAMLEQQMIQAGLRNVGTSFKETRKRGSIA is encoded by the coding sequence ATGCTTGACTTACTCAAAATTGCGGGGCAAATGCAGGGAATGTCCGAGCAACTGCAAAAAGAGGCAAAGCAGCTAGCCGTAAAGCTCAATCTGGCAGAGGATTTATTTAATCAGGCGATCGCTAATGAAACTCTATTAAAAACCCAATATCAGCAATGGCAGGAAAAATTAGCTTTTAGTTGTGCCGAACCAGTAGAAGCATTAGAACAAATTTCTAAATATGAAGCGATCTCTGGTTTACATTCCGTAATTGCCACCGATGGCTCCCAAATTTCTCCCAGTCGTCATGAAGTTGCTTACTGCTATTTGATAAATGTGGGTAGGGTAGCTATCCATTACGGTGATGGCGTAGTTCCAGTTTTAGATAATGTCCCGAATGTCTATTACAAATCTGAAGATTTATATAAATCTCGCCAGTGGGGAATTCAAACCGAAGAATGGATGAGTTTAAGAAGAACTGTTGATGAGGCGATCGCTCTTGGGGATTTTGCCTGTAAGCATCAAAAAGAACGACCAATTTTGGCTTTGTCCGATGGTTCTCTAATTCACTGGAATTTGGAGATGTTACCTGCGGGAGCGCGCAAGCAAATTTTGCCAGATATTCTTGCCTCTTGGGATCAACTGCGCCTCTCTAATATTCCAGTAGCAGGATATATCAGTGCGCCACGGGCGGGAGAGTCGATCAACTTCTTACGGTTGCAAGCTTGTCCATTTTCAGAACCTGACTGTAGCGGTTATTGTGGGAATAAACTTTTGGATTCGTTACCCTGTAGCCGCACTCAGCCCCTCAGAGATGGGACGTTATGGCAAAGACTTTTAAAGTATGGGGAATGTAGTCCTATGTGGCGTAGTCATGCCAAGATTTTGCAGGAATATGGTGAGCATTCTATTTATTTTTGTTATCTGCATGTGGGGTCAGAAGTGGCAAGGATAGAGATGCCAGAGTGGACTGCCTTGGATCAAAATTTGCGATCGCAATGCTTAAGCATTATTCTCGCCCAAGTGCAGAAGGGTTATGGTTATCCAGTTGTGTTAGCAGAGGCACATAATCAGGCAGTAGTTACAGGGGGCGATCGATATCGGTTTTTTGCCATGCTGGAACAACAGATGATTCAGGCGGGTTTACGGAATGTGGGGACATCCTTTAAAGAAACTCGGAAACGGGGCAGTATTGCCTAG
- the rppA gene encoding two-component system response regulator RppA, with amino-acid sequence MRLLLVDDEEELTKPLQRLLINQGYAVDVATDGKTGWQLAQTQTYDLLILDWVMPIMSGVELCRSLRQTGDHTPVLFLSAKDTLDERVEGLDSGADDYLVKPFELKELLARIRALLRRTSLSSGESLEASSEKSEPQTLVFANLELDINSQVLYRDRQSIPLSEKECQLLAYFMQHPNQLLTHDQIQHHIWHEDIPTNTLVAQIRLLRRKIDQDSENSLINTVYGKGYRFG; translated from the coding sequence ATGCGACTACTACTAGTGGATGACGAGGAAGAACTAACAAAACCCTTGCAAAGGTTATTAATTAATCAAGGTTATGCTGTGGACGTGGCAACTGATGGTAAAACTGGTTGGCAACTGGCACAAACTCAAACCTATGACCTTTTAATTTTAGATTGGGTGATGCCGATTATGTCAGGAGTTGAACTATGCCGATCGCTTCGTCAAACAGGAGATCATACGCCAGTGCTATTTTTAAGTGCTAAGGATACTTTAGATGAACGGGTAGAAGGTTTGGATAGTGGTGCCGATGATTATCTAGTCAAACCCTTTGAGCTTAAAGAGCTATTAGCCCGCATCCGTGCCTTATTACGCAGGACATCATTATCTTCTGGGGAATCTTTAGAGGCAAGTTCAGAGAAATCAGAGCCTCAAACCTTAGTATTCGCTAATCTGGAGTTAGATATTAATAGTCAGGTTTTGTACCGCGATCGCCAGTCAATTCCTTTATCTGAAAAAGAATGTCAGCTATTGGCTTATTTTATGCAACATCCTAATCAACTGCTAACCCACGATCAAATTCAACATCATATTTGGCATGAGGATATTCCAACTAATACCTTAGTGGCACAGATTCGGTTGTTAAGACGCAAAATTGATCAAGATTCTGAAAACTCTCTAATTAACACGGTGTATGGGAAAGGTTATCGATTTGGCTAA
- a CDS encoding response regulator, with amino-acid sequence MKAPLPENESLRLEALKRYKILDTEAEEAYDQITRLASSICGTPISLISLLDSDRQWFKSRTGMGDSETPRDFAFCGHAILQPNTPLVVEDATNDLRFADNPLVIGDPPHIRFYAGIALVTPDHLPLGTLCVIDRVPRKLTPEQIEALQILSNQVITQFELRLKLLELKRRDVILEAVNYTAELFLQTAHWETTVNTALEKLAIAAGANRAYIFQNLPEQKSLSLRYEWHDLNTKPRLRLPQWQEVYTDQTWQQLCQLSQVIHGATSSLDYGSDLISADAKSTLLVPIINGDQCWGVIGFEDCTNDREWTNAEIDAVKASAKIISAAIARQVSEQELRLSEQKFRSLVANIPGIIYRCQYDHNLTIDFISDNITEITGYPFANEIHSQRRKFHELIYIEDQELVSTAIQQALITKQPYFIEYRLINAQGNLVWVSDRGIFNQQDNQDQQIWLDGVLFDISDRKQIESTLLHSNLQLSQAKQQAEQATVAKSEFLATISHEIRTPMNGVIGMTELLLSTSLNLEQEEFVKTIQTCGQNLLTLINEILDFSKLEAGEVELETLDFDLKTCIEGVGELLAIQAQAKNIELITIIYKEVPTKLRGDQNRLQRILINLVCNAIKFTSEGEVIITASLDSESINSVKILFAVIDTGIGIPLNARAKLFQPFSQVDASTTRKYGGTGLGLAICKQLVNMMGGEIDFDSEEGKGTTFSFTAEFMKQHNVTQNEYQHQDLEKLDQLRILVVDDNSSNRKNMCSLAQSWHIGCEAVASGQEALISLSQNSYDLVITDMEMPEMDGRTLGKLIKANPQTSHIPLVMMTSVNQSDLRSIALEAEFVECLIKPVKQSRFLEVVTNLVSCPLLPAATVPTQITAIPSINIKILVAEDNMVNQKVAIRQLQNLGYTADIANNGQEVLDKLDQIPYDIVFMDCQMPVLDGYLASQSIRERESNRSYGDRRPVVIIAMTANAMSSDRDRCLVAGMNDYLSKPVTRDQLSKILTTWAATIEPIQRGK; translated from the coding sequence ATGAAAGCTCCCTTACCCGAAAATGAGTCTCTCCGCTTAGAGGCATTAAAACGCTACAAGATCCTCGATACCGAGGCAGAAGAGGCATACGATCAAATCACCCGTCTTGCCTCTAGCATTTGTGGTACCCCAATTTCGTTAATTAGCCTCCTCGATAGCGATCGCCAGTGGTTTAAGTCTCGAACGGGGATGGGTGATTCGGAAACTCCTCGGGATTTTGCATTTTGTGGACATGCAATTTTGCAGCCCAATACGCCCCTAGTTGTGGAAGATGCTACTAACGATCTAAGATTTGCCGATAATCCCCTAGTCATAGGTGATCCACCCCACATCCGTTTTTATGCAGGTATTGCTTTAGTTACGCCCGATCATCTTCCTCTGGGGACATTATGTGTCATTGATCGTGTGCCTAGGAAACTTACTCCTGAGCAGATTGAAGCTTTACAGATTTTAAGTAATCAGGTCATTACCCAGTTTGAGTTGCGCTTAAAACTCCTAGAACTAAAACGGCGGGATGTGATCCTAGAAGCGGTAAATTACACGGCGGAACTATTTTTACAAACTGCCCACTGGGAAACAACCGTAAATACTGCCTTAGAAAAACTAGCGATCGCTGCGGGTGCCAACCGTGCCTATATTTTTCAGAATCTGCCCGAACAGAAAAGCCTATCCCTGCGTTACGAATGGCATGATCTAAATACTAAACCCCGTTTGAGACTGCCCCAATGGCAAGAGGTCTATACCGATCAAACTTGGCAACAGTTATGTCAGCTATCCCAAGTAATTCATGGTGCAACTTCCAGTTTAGATTATGGCTCAGACCTGATCAGTGCCGATGCCAAATCTACTCTCCTAGTGCCGATTATCAATGGTGATCAATGTTGGGGTGTGATTGGTTTTGAGGACTGTACAAATGATCGAGAATGGACAAATGCTGAAATTGATGCGGTTAAAGCCTCTGCCAAAATTATTAGTGCGGCGATCGCTCGTCAAGTTTCAGAGCAGGAATTGCGGCTAAGTGAGCAGAAATTCAGATCGTTGGTAGCCAATATCCCCGGTATTATTTACCGTTGCCAATATGATCACAACCTTACCATTGATTTTATTAGCGATAATATTACAGAAATTACGGGCTATCCTTTTGCCAACGAAATCCATAGCCAAAGACGTAAATTCCATGAATTAATCTACATCGAAGATCAGGAATTAGTATCAACGGCGATTCAGCAAGCACTAATCACCAAACAGCCCTATTTTATCGAATATCGGCTCATTAATGCCCAAGGTAACTTAGTGTGGGTATCGGATCGGGGGATTTTCAATCAGCAAGATAATCAAGATCAACAAATTTGGCTCGATGGGGTTTTATTTGACATTAGCGATCGCAAGCAAATTGAATCTACCCTCCTCCATTCCAATCTGCAATTATCACAGGCAAAACAGCAAGCTGAACAAGCAACCGTCGCTAAAAGTGAATTCCTCGCCACCATTAGCCATGAAATTCGTACTCCCATGAACGGCGTAATTGGCATGACCGAACTACTGCTTTCCACCAGCCTAAATTTGGAGCAAGAGGAATTTGTCAAAACCATTCAAACCTGCGGACAGAACCTCTTAACCTTAATTAATGAAATTTTGGACTTCTCGAAACTAGAAGCGGGAGAAGTAGAACTAGAAACCTTAGATTTTGACTTAAAGACCTGTATAGAGGGGGTAGGAGAGCTACTGGCAATTCAGGCACAGGCTAAAAATATTGAGCTAATCACCATTATTTATAAAGAAGTACCAACTAAATTACGAGGCGATCAGAATCGATTACAGCGCATTTTAATTAATCTAGTTTGTAATGCGATCAAGTTCACTTCCGAAGGTGAGGTAATCATTACAGCCTCCCTTGATTCGGAAAGTATTAATTCTGTCAAAATCCTATTTGCGGTCATTGATACTGGGATTGGCATTCCCCTCAATGCCCGTGCCAAGTTGTTTCAACCCTTTTCCCAAGTGGATGCTTCCACCACCCGCAAGTATGGAGGTACAGGTTTAGGATTGGCAATCTGCAAGCAGTTAGTAAATATGATGGGAGGGGAAATAGATTTCGATAGTGAAGAAGGGAAAGGCACTACTTTTTCATTCACTGCCGAGTTTATGAAGCAGCATAATGTTACCCAAAATGAGTATCAACATCAGGATTTAGAGAAGCTGGATCAGTTAAGAATATTAGTGGTGGATGACAATAGCAGTAATCGCAAAAATATGTGTAGCCTAGCTCAAAGTTGGCATATAGGTTGTGAGGCGGTTGCCAGTGGACAGGAAGCATTAATCTCGCTTAGCCAAAATTCCTATGATCTAGTGATTACGGATATGGAAATGCCAGAGATGGATGGAAGAACTTTGGGAAAATTGATTAAAGCTAATCCTCAAACCAGTCATATTCCCCTAGTGATGATGACAAGTGTAAATCAATCTGACCTCCGTTCCATCGCCCTCGAAGCTGAATTTGTCGAATGCTTGATCAAACCAGTTAAGCAATCAAGATTTTTAGAGGTTGTAACTAATTTGGTCAGTTGTCCCTTGTTACCTGCCGCAACTGTCCCTACACAAATTACCGCCATTCCTAGTATTAATATTAAAATTTTAGTGGCGGAAGATAATATGGTTAACCAAAAAGTGGCGATTAGACAACTCCAAAACCTAGGATATACAGCCGATATAGCCAACAATGGACAGGAAGTTTTAGATAAATTAGATCAAATTCCCTACGATATTGTGTTTATGGATTGTCAAATGCCCGTTTTAGATGGTTATTTAGCTAGTCAAAGTATTCGGGAGCGGGAATCAAACCGCAGCTATGGCGATCGCCGCCCTGTAGTAATTATTGCTATGACCGCTAATGCTATGTCTTCGGATCGCGATCGGTGCCTTGTGGCGGGAATGAATGACTATTTAAGTAAGCCTGTCACCAGAGATCAACTGAGTAAAATTCTTACTACTTGGGCAGCAACTATAGAACCTATACAAAGAGGGAAATGA
- a CDS encoding NAD(P)-dependent alcohol dehydrogenase encodes MIHAYAAHSPSGILEPFEYDPGELGAEEVEITVEYCGICHSDLSMLDNEWGISQYPLVPGHEVVGTIAAIGNAVKKLKVGQRVGLGWYSRSCLTCEWCVGGDQNLCQTAEQTIVGRYGGFADRVRANEGWVIPLPEGLDPSTSGPLFCGGITVFNPIVQFNIKPTDHVGVIGIGGLGHMALGFLKAWGCDVTAFSTSPDKEAETRALGANHFINSRDPEAISKAANTFDLILSTVSADLDWSAYIAMLRPKGRLHFVGIAPNPVSSLVFPLVVGQKSISGSPLGSPATIAQMLEFSNRHDFEPTVEIFPFDQVNEAIAKLRTGRPRYRLVLKH; translated from the coding sequence ATGATTCATGCTTACGCAGCCCATTCTCCATCTGGAATACTAGAGCCTTTTGAGTACGATCCCGGTGAACTAGGCGCAGAGGAAGTTGAAATTACGGTGGAATATTGTGGAATTTGCCACAGCGACCTTAGTATGCTCGATAATGAATGGGGCATTAGCCAATATCCCCTAGTCCCCGGTCATGAAGTGGTGGGAACGATCGCTGCGATAGGTAATGCGGTCAAAAAATTAAAAGTAGGGCAAAGAGTGGGTTTAGGATGGTACTCCCGTTCCTGCTTAACCTGTGAATGGTGCGTAGGTGGAGATCAAAATCTCTGCCAAACTGCCGAGCAAACCATTGTGGGCAGATATGGAGGATTTGCCGATAGGGTGCGTGCTAATGAAGGTTGGGTAATTCCTTTACCTGAAGGACTTGATCCATCAACATCGGGACCACTTTTCTGCGGCGGCATAACCGTATTTAATCCCATAGTCCAATTTAATATCAAGCCAACGGATCATGTGGGCGTGATTGGTATTGGTGGCTTAGGACACATGGCATTAGGGTTTTTAAAGGCTTGGGGCTGTGACGTTACAGCGTTTTCCACCTCCCCCGATAAAGAAGCCGAAACTAGAGCTTTAGGTGCTAATCACTTTATTAACTCCCGTGACCCTGAGGCGATCTCCAAGGCAGCAAATACCTTTGATTTGATCCTTTCCACTGTTTCTGCTGACTTAGATTGGAGTGCCTATATCGCCATGCTGCGTCCCAAGGGTCGGTTACACTTTGTAGGTATAGCTCCTAATCCAGTTTCTAGCTTAGTTTTTCCCCTAGTTGTCGGACAAAAATCCATTTCTGGTAGTCCCCTCGGCAGCCCCGCCACGATCGCCCAAATGTTAGAATTTAGTAATCGCCATGATTTTGAGCCAACGGTGGAAATATTTCCATTTGACCAAGTTAATGAAGCGATCGCTAAACTACGGACAGGCAGACCTCGCTACCGTCTGGTACTTAAACACTAA